One window of the Deltaproteobacteria bacterium genome contains the following:
- a CDS encoding class I SAM-dependent methyltransferase translates to MALSRWRDVWRRFTGRGAYPHELAFLLTIPLRRLIQPPGVLLRRLDLRRESNVLEIGPGPGYFSVAVARAVPSGRLVLYDLQREMLAKARRRLARHRAANAAFVQGDGARLPFRAGSFDVAFLVAVLGEVPDPEGCIESMRRVLRPGGLLSLTETIGDPDALTQDQARALVERKGFEVEAVFADRAGFTLNARSRSQHPG, encoded by the coding sequence ATGGCGCTCTCACGCTGGCGCGACGTCTGGCGGCGCTTCACGGGGCGGGGCGCGTACCCGCACGAGCTCGCGTTCCTGCTCACGATCCCGCTGCGCCGGCTGATCCAGCCGCCGGGCGTTCTGCTGCGGCGACTGGACCTGCGGCGCGAGTCGAACGTGCTCGAGATCGGCCCCGGTCCGGGCTATTTCAGCGTCGCGGTCGCGCGGGCGGTTCCTTCCGGGAGGCTCGTGCTCTACGACCTGCAGCGCGAGATGCTCGCGAAGGCGCGGCGCCGGCTCGCCCGCCATCGCGCCGCGAATGCGGCCTTCGTGCAGGGCGACGGCGCGCGCCTCCCGTTCCGCGCCGGCTCGTTCGACGTCGCGTTCCTCGTCGCCGTGCTCGGCGAAGTCCCCGACCCGGAAGGCTGCATCGAGTCAATGCGCCGCGTGCTGCGGCCCGGAGGTCTGCTCTCGCTGACGGAGACGATCGGCGACCCCGACGCGCTCACGCAGGATCAGGCGAGGGCGCTGGTCGAGCGGAAGGGATTCGAGGTCGAAGCCGTGTTCGCGGACCGCGCCGGATTCACGCTGAACGCGCGGTCCCGGTCGCAGCACCCGGGATGA
- a CDS encoding PEP-CTERM sorting domain-containing protein, with amino-acid sequence MSRSTAIAGLQVAIWEVMGDAPGHYDLFSGGFSLARGGASAGVMNFARDFLGELESRGLDEFETRATWARHANRQDQIVINPIPEPSSLILFLAGSSLVGFAVARKRA; translated from the coding sequence GTGAGCCGATCCACCGCGATCGCCGGCCTGCAGGTCGCGATCTGGGAAGTGATGGGCGACGCGCCGGGTCACTACGATCTGTTCAGCGGCGGGTTCTCGCTCGCGAGGGGCGGCGCGAGCGCTGGCGTGATGAACTTCGCGCGCGACTTCCTCGGCGAGCTCGAGTCGCGCGGCCTCGACGAATTCGAGACCCGCGCCACTTGGGCCCGCCACGCGAACCGCCAGGATCAGATCGTGATCAATCCGATCCCCGAGCCGAGCTCGCTGATCCTGTTCCTCGCGGGCTCGAGCCTGGTGGGCTTCGCCGTCGCGCGCAAGCGCGCGTAG
- a CDS encoding DNA-binding protein, with protein MISNVEIADALSRIADLLETQDADGFRVRAYRRGAERVRATPEPMAALYERGGVAALDALPEIGRSLASVIAELVRTGRSSLLERLAGQVSPEDRYTTLAGIGEELARRVHAELGIESLEELELAAHDGRLARVPGFGARRVRAVQQALAGILGREASRRGKRVAERETRPESRPDVATLLDVDREYRRKAASHALRTITPRRFNPGKKAWLPVLHTERAPWAFTALYSNTARAHELGTTGDWVVIYFERDGREGQCTVVTERSGPRAGQRVVRGREAERP; from the coding sequence ATGATCTCGAACGTCGAGATCGCGGACGCGCTGTCGCGGATCGCGGATCTGCTCGAGACACAGGACGCGGACGGCTTCCGCGTGCGCGCGTACCGGCGCGGTGCGGAGCGCGTGCGCGCGACACCAGAGCCGATGGCTGCGCTGTACGAGCGCGGCGGCGTCGCGGCGCTCGACGCGCTGCCCGAGATCGGCAGGAGCCTGGCGAGCGTGATCGCGGAGCTCGTTCGCACCGGCCGCTCGTCGCTGCTCGAGCGGTTGGCCGGGCAGGTCTCGCCCGAGGACCGCTACACGACCCTGGCGGGGATCGGCGAGGAACTGGCCAGGCGAGTGCACGCGGAGCTCGGGATCGAGTCGCTCGAGGAGCTCGAGCTCGCGGCGCACGACGGCCGGCTCGCGCGGGTTCCCGGCTTCGGGGCGCGGCGGGTGCGCGCGGTGCAGCAGGCGCTGGCGGGGATCCTCGGGCGCGAGGCTTCGCGGCGAGGCAAGCGCGTCGCGGAGCGCGAGACGCGGCCGGAATCGCGGCCCGACGTCGCGACACTTCTCGATGTCGACCGCGAGTACCGGCGCAAGGCCGCTTCGCACGCGCTGCGCACGATCACGCCGCGTCGCTTCAACCCCGGGAAGAAGGCCTGGCTGCCCGTGCTTCACACGGAGCGCGCGCCCTGGGCCTTCACGGCGCTCTACTCGAACACCGCGCGCGCACACGAGCTCGGCACGACGGGCGACTGGGTCGTGATCTACTTCGAGCGCGATGGACGCGAGGGGCAGTGCACGGTCGTGACCGAGCGCAGCGGTCCGCGCGCGGGCCAGCGCGTCGTTCGCGGGCGCGAGGCCGAGCGTCCCTGA